In Thalassotalea sp. Sam97, a single window of DNA contains:
- a CDS encoding TIGR03013 family XrtA/PEP-CTERM system glycosyltransferase, producing the protein MQTNYHNHTRWAIKLLIVIDFALLVLSLLAVTQIISISSPGFKSPFVLFEMLIAVLILQLMFFSLGLYQSRIRETFWGIVQRVFVASALAFALLIIILLLMSNTDITQPQLLQFCVLSFLLCTCLRIIFYKLNVLSLVKRNVLVLGAGKRSGIIRQRMRRKVDRQTFNLHGFVAMRGDAIDESYQSEALVQPDSLLQYAIDHNIHEIIIASDERRNNLPIDELFYCRVRGIEVTEILDFIEKETGQIAVNLMYPSWLIHSTGFRSQDDLRNSLDYLFNVFLALLLLMLTWPLLLLAMIAIKFEDGLTAPIFYRQARVGLRGRIFNIVKFRSMCPDAEKAGARWASAGDSRITKVGRVLRKYRIDELPQIFNVLSGDMSFVGPRPERPEFVDQLKQKIPYYDERHNVKVGLTGWAQLKYPYGASEKDAEEKLKFDLYYIKHRGFLLDLRILLQTAEVVVFGRGR; encoded by the coding sequence TTGCAAACAAATTATCATAACCATACTCGATGGGCGATAAAGCTGTTGATCGTCATCGACTTTGCCTTGCTCGTTTTGAGTCTGTTGGCTGTTACTCAAATCATATCAATTTCATCACCTGGATTTAAATCTCCTTTCGTTTTGTTTGAAATGTTGATAGCGGTACTGATATTGCAGCTAATGTTCTTTAGCCTTGGCTTGTATCAGTCGCGGATTAGAGAAACTTTTTGGGGAATTGTTCAGCGTGTTTTCGTGGCTTCAGCACTGGCGTTTGCACTGTTGATTATCATACTGTTATTGATGAGTAACACAGACATTACCCAGCCACAATTGTTGCAGTTTTGTGTTCTGAGCTTTTTACTTTGTACATGCCTCCGTATCATTTTTTATAAGCTAAATGTGTTGTCGCTCGTCAAGCGTAACGTCCTCGTTTTGGGTGCTGGCAAGCGTTCGGGGATTATTCGCCAGCGTATGCGTCGAAAAGTTGATCGACAAACCTTTAACTTGCATGGTTTTGTCGCTATGCGCGGTGATGCAATTGACGAGTCGTACCAAAGTGAAGCTCTTGTGCAACCAGATTCGTTATTGCAATACGCAATTGATCATAATATCCACGAGATTATTATCGCTAGCGATGAGCGTCGTAATAATTTACCCATCGATGAATTGTTTTATTGCCGTGTTAGAGGCATTGAGGTGACAGAAATTCTTGATTTCATCGAGAAAGAAACAGGCCAGATAGCCGTTAACTTAATGTATCCCAGCTGGTTGATTCACTCCACCGGCTTTCGCTCTCAAGATGACTTGCGTAATTCTTTAGATTATTTATTTAACGTTTTTTTGGCGTTGCTATTACTGATGCTTACTTGGCCTCTCTTACTACTGGCTATGATAGCCATTAAATTTGAAGATGGTTTAACGGCTCCCATCTTTTATCGGCAAGCTCGCGTTGGTTTGCGAGGGCGCATTTTTAATATTGTTAAATTTCGCTCAATGTGTCCAGATGCAGAAAAAGCTGGTGCACGTTGGGCTAGTGCGGGCGATAGTCGGATCACCAAGGTCGGGCGAGTTTTGCGTAAATATCGTATTGATGAACTGCCACAAATTTTTAATGTGCTCAGTGGCGACATGAGTTTTGTTGGCCCTCGACCTGAGCGTCCTGAATTTGTCGATCAACTTAAACAAAAAATTCCTTATTACGATGAACGCCATAATGTCAAAGTCGGCTTAACGGGTTGGGCTCAATTGAAATACCCCTATGGTGCTAGCGAAAAAGATGCTGAAGAAAAGCTTAAATTTGATTTGTACTACATTAAGCATCGTGGCTTTTTACTGGATTTACGGATTTTGTTACAAACCGCGGAAGTCGTTGTTTTCGGCAGAGGGAGATAG
- a CDS encoding XrtA system polysaccharide deacetylase, with protein MHVGAMTVDVEDYFHVSAFEQKIQRHDWPSLPVRVEKNTHKILDLLDEHNAKATFFVLGWVAEHYPSLVQRIVTEGHELASHGYFHQRLTSLTDEQIKTDIGDSKKLLEDVSGQQVIGYRAPSFSISSRNIEVMDTLSELGFKYSSSTYPVKHDLYGEPNGQRQSYKTASGLLEIPMSTLKIANKNWPISGGGYFRLLPYWLSVAAIKRYQDSDRDPYVFYFHPWEIDPEQPRIKGVPLKSKFRHYTNLHRMQQKLTCLLKHHEWKSFQQLYFGKQAI; from the coding sequence ATGCATGTTGGTGCTATGACCGTTGATGTTGAAGATTATTTTCATGTTTCAGCCTTTGAGCAAAAAATACAAAGACATGATTGGCCAAGCTTACCGGTACGAGTTGAAAAAAACACTCACAAAATTTTGGACTTATTAGATGAGCACAATGCCAAAGCGACTTTTTTTGTCTTGGGGTGGGTTGCTGAACATTATCCGTCCTTGGTGCAGCGCATTGTTACTGAGGGGCATGAGTTGGCGAGTCATGGCTATTTTCATCAACGCTTAACATCATTAACTGATGAACAGATCAAGACCGATATAGGTGACAGCAAAAAATTACTGGAAGATGTATCCGGTCAACAAGTTATCGGCTATCGCGCGCCGAGTTTCTCTATTTCTAGTCGAAATATTGAAGTGATGGATACGTTGTCTGAGCTTGGATTTAAATACAGTTCCAGTACCTACCCTGTCAAGCATGACCTGTATGGTGAACCGAATGGACAACGGCAGTCCTATAAAACCGCTAGTGGCTTATTGGAAATCCCTATGTCGACATTGAAGATTGCTAACAAGAACTGGCCAATTTCGGGAGGCGGATACTTTCGTTTATTACCGTATTGGTTATCCGTCGCAGCGATAAAACGTTATCAGGATAGCGATCGAGATCCTTATGTTTTTTACTTTCACCCTTGGGAAATCGATCCAGAGCAGCCTCGTATTAAGGGCGTGCCGTTAAAGTCTAAGTTTCGTCATTACACCAATTTACATCGCATGCAACAGAAGTTGACATGTTTATTAAAGCATCATGAATGGAAATCTTTTCAACAACTTTACTTTGGGAAGCAAGCGATATGA
- a CDS encoding FemAB family XrtA/PEP-CTERM system-associated protein, with translation MEIFSTTLLWEASDMMAEEIQTVTVNRATDADFEAWDCYVKSHQDSTFCHRFGWQTVLCNAFDHRNHSLIATRETEQGPKVVGVLPLFEVKSRLFAHALISSPFCVYGGAVADDHNVHILLEKSAIDLAEQLRVDYLELRYKQKTKSLLTEQSKHATFITEIVPEPEKNLQKIRKKQRAVVRHSLKNGLSLSSATIDQFYRLLSINFRDHGTPVMTKRYFYELVDAFSADIDLLTVEHDRKPITSVLSFIHQQQILPYYAGSDAECKQYKAMDFMYYQLMNRAAGKGLTEFDFGRSKNDSGAFRYKKNWGITPQPLHYCYHLVEATELPNLSPNNPKYQFFIKLWKRLPLGISQCFGPYLAKSLG, from the coding sequence ATGGAAATCTTTTCAACAACTTTACTTTGGGAAGCAAGCGATATGATGGCAGAAGAAATACAAACTGTAACGGTCAATAGGGCAACAGATGCCGACTTTGAAGCATGGGATTGTTATGTGAAAAGTCACCAAGATTCGACGTTCTGTCACCGCTTTGGTTGGCAAACAGTATTGTGTAATGCATTTGACCATCGTAATCACTCTCTAATTGCCACAAGGGAAACTGAACAAGGCCCCAAAGTTGTTGGTGTGTTACCTCTCTTTGAGGTGAAAAGTCGTTTGTTTGCGCATGCGCTAATATCGTCGCCATTTTGTGTTTATGGCGGCGCCGTCGCCGATGATCACAATGTTCATATATTGCTGGAAAAATCAGCAATTGATTTGGCTGAACAGTTACGTGTTGATTATTTGGAACTGCGGTATAAACAAAAAACTAAAAGTTTACTTACCGAGCAGAGTAAGCATGCAACATTTATTACAGAAATTGTTCCTGAACCAGAGAAAAATTTACAAAAAATACGCAAAAAACAACGAGCAGTGGTTCGTCATTCGTTAAAAAATGGGCTCTCCCTGAGTAGTGCGACAATCGACCAATTCTATCGATTATTGTCGATTAACTTTCGTGATCACGGTACTCCGGTTATGACTAAGCGTTATTTTTACGAGTTAGTGGATGCTTTTTCGGCCGATATTGATTTACTGACTGTCGAGCACGACCGCAAACCAATCACGAGTGTATTGAGCTTTATCCATCAGCAGCAAATCCTCCCATATTACGCAGGTAGCGATGCTGAGTGTAAACAGTATAAAGCAATGGACTTTATGTATTATCAATTGATGAACCGAGCCGCGGGTAAAGGGCTCACTGAGTTTGATTTTGGCCGCAGTAAAAACGACAGTGGAGCTTTTCGTTATAAAAAAAATTGGGGTATTACGCCTCAGCCATTGCACTATTGTTATCACCTTGTTGAGGCGACGGAGTTACCTAATTTGTCACCAAACAATCCCAAGTATCAATTTTTTATAAAACTATGGAAACGGCTACCGCTAGGTATCAGCCAGTGTTTTGGGCCATATTTAGCAAAGAGTTTAGGGTGA
- a CDS encoding TIGR03087 family PEP-CTERM/XrtA system glycosyltransferase encodes MTEKPGLLFLAHRIPFPPDKGDKIRSFNMLKKLSEDFDVYLGCFIDDASDQGRERALLPYCKQVMALRQHKLLSKCMGLTALATGKSITEPYYYRQSMQNWVKHIVVSKSINYAFVYSSSMAQYVMSDEYNQLHRVIDLVDVDSDKWRQYATTQSGVFAWLWRWLYQREFLTLSKLERQICDVFNHSLLVSDDEANLFKSQTRADLHHKVSGVLNGVDVEYFAPGATDIEPLSAPLLSRSVVFTGAMDYAANVDAVIWFVAEVWPQILAHFPEAHFYIVGGNPTAKVRALSQKSVTVTGRVIDVRPYILQSRCVVAPLQIARGIQNKVLEAMAMDRPVVCTYMAMEGINAPNSNSVRLTDDAQEFAEHCLALLAGARNQSTNRAWLLERFTWQNTLANFARRFYPLPAIDCDSVSSSGDDLLELTSSQEVSNAYR; translated from the coding sequence ATGACTGAGAAACCCGGATTATTATTTCTTGCACATCGCATACCTTTCCCGCCTGATAAGGGTGACAAAATTCGCTCGTTTAACATGCTGAAAAAGTTAAGCGAAGATTTTGATGTTTATCTTGGTTGTTTTATTGATGATGCCAGTGATCAAGGAAGAGAGCGTGCATTGCTGCCCTACTGCAAGCAGGTAATGGCGTTACGGCAGCATAAGCTGCTATCGAAATGCATGGGGTTAACGGCGCTCGCTACAGGTAAATCGATAACTGAGCCATATTACTATAGGCAATCAATGCAAAACTGGGTGAAACACATCGTCGTTAGTAAATCGATCAATTACGCCTTTGTTTACTCATCGTCAATGGCCCAATACGTGATGTCGGATGAATACAACCAATTACACCGAGTAATCGATTTAGTTGATGTGGACTCGGATAAATGGCGACAGTACGCTACAACTCAGTCGGGTGTATTTGCTTGGTTGTGGCGTTGGCTCTACCAGCGAGAGTTTCTGACATTGTCTAAGCTTGAACGGCAAATTTGCGACGTGTTTAATCACAGCCTATTGGTATCGGATGACGAAGCCAATTTATTTAAAAGTCAAACTCGAGCCGATTTACACCATAAAGTGTCTGGTGTGTTAAACGGTGTTGATGTTGAATACTTTGCCCCTGGTGCAACAGATATCGAACCTTTATCTGCACCACTGTTGTCGCGCAGCGTGGTATTTACAGGTGCAATGGATTATGCCGCCAATGTGGATGCTGTTATCTGGTTTGTTGCTGAAGTTTGGCCGCAAATATTAGCGCATTTTCCAGAAGCCCATTTTTACATTGTAGGTGGTAATCCTACTGCAAAAGTTCGCGCGCTTTCACAGAAGTCAGTGACCGTAACTGGAAGGGTCATTGATGTGCGTCCATATATCTTACAAAGTCGTTGCGTGGTTGCGCCTCTGCAAATTGCGCGAGGTATTCAAAATAAGGTGTTGGAAGCCATGGCTATGGACCGCCCTGTAGTTTGTACTTATATGGCAATGGAAGGTATCAATGCGCCCAATTCTAACAGTGTTCGATTAACCGATGATGCCCAGGAATTTGCCGAACACTGTTTGGCTTTGTTAGCTGGGGCTCGTAACCAATCAACAAATAGAGCGTGGCTGCTTGAGCGCTTTACTTGGCAAAATACATTAGCGAATTTTGCGAGACGATTTTATCCGTTACCTGCTATTGATTGTGACTCTGTATCGTCTTCAGGCGATGATTTATTAGAGCTAACTAGTTCTCAAGAGGTTAGTAATGCCTATCGCTAG